The Channa argus isolate prfri chromosome 14, Channa argus male v1.0, whole genome shotgun sequence genome includes a window with the following:
- the per2 gene encoding period circadian protein homolog 2 isoform X2, whose protein sequence is MSEYTDAKPSCFPVLEDQDGALGCRTSTSCTSVPRGASGCSPMAQLHRMGGYSQGGPDLGLPSEGSDSSGQDPPGSPQNHCKNGRSRTLPEEDMEMKSSRSSGSGTESQGNESQGNESHGNESLGHESMGSSNGNSKDSALLECSESNKSSNSHSPSPPSSSNAFSLLSSEQDNPSTSGCSSQESAKAKTQKELIKTLKELKLHLPAEKRHNNKSTTLNTLKYALRCVKQVEANEEYYQLLMINDSQPSGLDVSSYTIEEIDSITSEYTLKNNDIFAVAVSLITGRIVYISDQAASILNCKRDVFKNTKFVEFLTPQDVSVFYSFTTPYRLPSWSMCTGAESSPPDCMQEKSFFCRISGGKEGEGDLQYYPFRMTPYLMKVQDTVHAEDQFCCLLLAERVHSGYEAPRIPTDKRIFTTTHTPSCVFQDVDERAVPLLGYLPQDLIGTPVLRHLHPNDRPIMLAIHRKILQYAGQPFDHSSIRFCARNGEYIILDTSWSSFVNPWSRKVSFVIGRHKVRMGPVNEDVFLAPLSPVSEMKTMASDIQDITEQIHRLLLQPVHNSGSSGHGSVNSNDHLLGMTSSCESMTNSSGNKMRREEEEVSSKARPRTFQEICKGVHLQKSQEQQITKPDNTKSNGIESVQKNPAVVRPKNSSTPFNWRETGSAMDESRTSFQEELTFNDQTSYSYQQISCLDSVIRYLESYNVPMTMKRKCQSLSNTTSSNSDEDKQNGSSSMQVSKEPALLKDDSALSALDNRDKKSSDAATAVVGSSMPLPVPNKPESVVSITSQCSYSSTIVHVGDKKPQRDSEMTEDVAGAGEPAESSHNAGPPPCAVSPSSQEREPYKKLGLTKQVLAAHTQKEEQAFLHRFRELRGLTALKANCSHHRDHRREQATTDAVPAARSCTQGGAGAEPTTRRGTRNKKTRSKRVRQIESSDSTASHHRQQQLRPPLLNLTSWSPSDTSQSTFPMAYPSVMPGYPLPVYPRANYIAPCTDANLTAFGDNQGAAPPPCPPSIHPASYATPMVTPVVALVLPNYMYPQMATGPPPPPQPVYRAESGCFPMQTQLFGPSVFTGPNTFPAPPSFTAQNQLNSENHLAPQAGYLTPSFYFLPSPETAKAAGEGQSRSSTPQSGGGGGHASPPLFQSSCSSPLNLLELELSVDRQDSTVLSAGGQGNNTAEREKGAGGSRAKERELKQPSLSLLGPPGPLYYEGTPCVCGHLSWDKVCSRLRAYSKEASSRGDGNNSDANSSSSGMLDIILHEDSCSGTGSATSGSMGSGSNGCGTSASGTSDSRTSKSRTSASGASASGTSGSGTESNNSSKYFGSVDSSQNSQNVIGHLSISEGRPVEMEQSEQFIKNVLQDPQWLLMANTDYEVMMTYQLPSRDIQKVLKEDREKLRLLQKNQPHFTEEQKKELMDVHPWIKKGCLPKAIDKVCCCCDSSSEAAAAAAVGAAVEDQPDLI, encoded by the exons ATGTCAGAATATACAGACGCCAAACCGTCCTGCTTCCCAGTACTGGAGGACCAGGATGGAGCCTTGGGATGCAGAACTTCCACTTCATGCACCTCTGTGCCAAGGGGGGCCTCAGGATGCAGTCCAATGGCACAGCTGCACCGGATGGGTGGCTACAGCCAAGGTGGGCCTGACTTAGGTCTACCCTCAGAGGGCAGTGACAGCAGTGGCCAGGACCCTCCCGGCTCACCACAAAACCATTGCAAGAATGGTCGGTCCCGGACCCTCCCCGAGGAGGACATGGAGATGAAGAGTAGCAGGTCCAGTGGGAGTGGGACCGAATCCCAGGGCAACGAAAGCCAAGGCAATGAGAGTCATGGCAACGAGAGTCTCGGCCATGAATCAATGGGCAGCTCTAATGGGAACAGCAAAGATTCTGCACTGCTGGAGTGTTCTGAAAGCAACAAGAG CTCAAATTCCCACAGTCCATCTCCTCCCAGCAGCTCAAACGCCTTCAGTCTGCTGAGCTCGGAGCAGGACAACCCTTCAACCAGCGGCTGCAG TAGTCAGGAATCTGCCAAAGCCAAGACCCAAAAGGAGTTGATTAAAACTCTTAAAGAGCTGAAGCTTCACCTGCCTGCTGAGAAAAGACACAATAACAAGTCCACAACACTGAACACCCTCAAGTACGCCCTACGCTGTGTCAAACAGGTGGAAG CCAATGAAGAGTATTACCAGCTGCTGATGATCAATGACAGTCAACCTTCAGGCCTGGATGTGTCTTCCTATACGATAGAGGAAATAGACAGCATCACTTCTGAATACACCCTCAAAAACAAT GACATTTTCGCTGTAGCAGTATCTCTCATCACAGGACGAATAGTCTACATTTCTGATCAGGCGGCCTCCATTCTGAACTGCAAAAGAGATGTGTTCAAGAACACCAAGTTTGTTGAGTTCCTGACGCCACAGGATGTTAGCGTGTTCTACAGCTTCACAACACCGTACCGCCTGCCGTCATGGAGCATGTGCACTGGAGCAG AGTCATCCCCACCTGACTGCATGCAGGAGAAATCCTTCTTTTGTCGTATCAG TGGTGGTAAAGAGGGTGAGGGGGACCTGCAGTACTATCCATTCCGAATGACCCCCTATCTAATGAAGGTCCAAGACACTGTGCATGCTGAAGACCAGTTCTGCTGCCTCCTGCTGGCTGAGAGAGTTCACTCTGGTTATGAAG CTCCCAGAATTCCAACGGACAAACGCATCTTCACCACTACTCATACACCGAGCTGTGTGTTCCAGGATGTGGATGAGAG GGCCGTGCCTCTCCTTGGGTACCTCCCCCAGGATTTGATTGGCACACCAGTCCTCCGCCACCTTCACCCCAATGACCGACCGATCATGTTGGCCATTCACAGAAAGA TTCTTCAGTATGCAGGGCAGCCATTTGACCACTCGTCCATCCGATTCTGTGCAAGAAATGGAGAATATATCATTCTTGACACTAGCTGGTCCAGTTTTGTCAACCCGTGGAGCCGCAAGGTCTCCTTTGTGATTGGGAGACACAAAGTCCGCAT GGGCCCTGTGAATGAAGATGTTTTTCTGGCCCCACTTTCTCCTGTGAGTGAGATGAAGACCATGGCCTCTGACATCCAGGACATTACAGAACAGATTCATCGGCTCTTGCTACAG CCTGTTCATAACAGTGGGTCCAGTGGTCACGGTAGTGTGAACAGCAATGACCACCTCCTGGGCATGACCTCCTCCTGTGAAAGCATGACCAACAGCAGTGGGAACAAGATGCGGcgagaagaggaggaagtgaGCAGCAAGGCCAGACCA CGTACTTTTCAGGAAATCTGTAAAGGGGTTCACCTCCAGAAGAGCCAGGAGCAGCAGATAACTAAACCAGACAACACAAAGAGCAACGGCA TAGAGTCTGTACAGAAGAACCCAGCTGTGGTTCGGCCCAAAAACTCATCCACTCCTTTCAACTGGAGGGAAACTGGGTCAGCTATGGACGAGAGTAGAACCTCTTTCCAGGAGGAGCTGACCTTCAATGACCAGACTAGCTACTCCTACCAGCAGATCAGCTGCCTGGACAGTGTCATCAG GTACTTGGAGAGCTATAATGTTCCAATGACTATGAAGAGGAAGTGCCAGTCTTTGTCTAACACCACATCCTCAAACTCAGATGAGGACAAACAGAATGGATCCAGCAGCATGCAGGTGTCTAAAG AACCAGCCTTGTTGAAGGACGATTCTGCTCTCTCTGCTTTGGATAATCGAGACAAAAAGTCCAGTGATGCAGCCACAGCAGTAGTGGGCTCTTCGATGCCCCTGCCTGTACCTAACAAACCAGAGAGTGTGGTGTCCATAACTAGTCAGTGCAGCTACAGCAGCACCATAGTACATGTTGGGGACAAGAAACCTCAACGCGACTCAG AGATGACGGAGGACGTAGCAGGTGCAGGAGAACCAGCAGAATCCAGCCATAACGCCGGACCTCCTCCTTGTGCTGTTTCCCCTTCTAGTCAGGAGAGGGAACCCTATAAGAAGCTGGGTTTGACAAAGCAGGTTTTGGCAGCTCATACACAGAAGGAGGAGCAGGCCTTTCTCCACCGTTTCAGAGAGCTTCGCGGTCTCACAGCACTCAAAGCAAACTGCTCTCATCACCGGGATCACAGGAGGGAGCAGGCCACCACTGATG CCGTACCTGCTGCTCGATCCTGTACGCAGGGTGGAGCGGGTGCAGAGCCCACCACACGGCGAGGCACACGGAATAAGAAGACCAGGTCAAAGCGAGTCAGGCAGATCGAGTCCTCAGACAGTACGGCATCTCATCACAGACAACAACAGCTGCGGCCCCCTCTTCTGAACCTGACCTCTTGGTCTCCGTCTGACACCTCACAGTCCACTTTTCCTATGGCCTACCCCTCTGTGATGCCCGGATACCCCCTCCCGGTTTACCCTAGAGCAAATTACATAGCTCCCTGCACAGATGCCAATCTAACAGCTTTTGGGGACAACCAGGGAGCTGCACCCCCTCCCTGCCCACCATCTATTCACCCAGCTTCCTACGCCACTCCCATGGTCACTCCAGTCGTGGCTCTAGTTCTGCCTAACTACATGTACCCTCAAATGGCCACCGggcctcctccaccaccacagccAGTGTACCGTGCAGAGTCTGGCTGCTTTCCCATGCAGACACAGCTGTTTGGTCCGAGTGTCTTTACAGGGCCGAACACCTTCCCAGCTCCTCCGTCTTTCACCGCTCAGAATCAGCTCAACTCCGAGAACCATTTAGCTCCTCAAGCAGGCTACTTGACTCCATCATTCTACTTTCTTCCATCCCCTGAAACTGCAAAGGCCGCCGGGGAGGGACAGTCTCGCTCCTCAACGCCCCAgtctggaggaggtggaggtcaTGCATCTCCACCTTTGTTCCAGTCTAGCTGCAGCTCACCCCTTAATCTGCTGGAACTGGAGTTGTCTGTGGACAGGCAGGACAGCACAGTGCTCTCTGCTGGAGGACAAGGGAACAATACggctgaaagagagaaaggagcaGGTGGCAGCCGGGCCAAGGAGAGGGAGCTGAAGCAG CCATCTCTCAGTCTCCTTGGTCCACCTGGACCCTTGTATTACGAGGGCACGCCCTGTGTCTGTGGGCATTTGTCTTGGGATAAAGTGTGCTCTAGACTGAGAGCTTACAGCAAAGAG gcAAGTTCACGTGGCGATGGGAACAACAGTGATGCCAATTCTTCATCCAGTGGCATGTTGGACATTATTCTCCATGAGGACTCTTGCTCAGGCACCGGTTCAGCCACATCAGGGTCAATGGGCTCAGGGTCCAACGGCTGTGGAACTTCAGCCAGTGGGACGTCCGACAGCAGGACATCTAAGAGCAGGACATCAGCTAGTGGAGCCTCAGCTAGTGGCACCTCCGGCAGTGGAACAG AAAGCAACAACAGTAGTAAGTACTTCGGCAGCGTGGACTCATCCCAGAATAGCCAGAACGTCATAGGTCACTTGAGCATCAGCGAAGGAAGACCCGTGGAGATGGAGCAGAGCGAACAATTCATCAAGAATGTACTGCAAGACCCGCAGTGGCTGCTCATGGCCAACACAGATTACGAGGTCATGATGACCTATCAGCTGCCCTCGCG GGACATCCAGAAAGTGCTcaaggaggacagagagaagctgAGGCTGCTGCAGAAGAACCAGCCACACTTTacagaggagcagaagaagGAGCTGATGGATGTCCACCCCTGGATTAAAAAGGGCTGCCTACCTAAGGCCATTGACAAG GTCTGTTGTTGCTGTGACAGCTCTTCagaggcagctgcagcagccgCGGTGGGAGCGGCAGTGGAGGATCAACCAGATCTGATATAG
- the per2 gene encoding period circadian protein homolog 2 isoform X3 — translation MSEYTDAKPSCFPVLEDQDGALGCRTSTSCTSVPRGASGCSPMAQLHRMGGYSQGGPDLGLPSEGSDSSGQDPPGSPQNHCKNGRSRTLPEEDMEMKSSRSSGSGTESQGNESQGNESHGNESLGHESMGSSNGNSKDSALLECSESNKSSNSHSPSPPSSSNAFSLLSSEQDNPSTSGCSSQESAKAKTQKELIKTLKELKLHLPAEKRHNNKSTTLNTLKYALRCVKQVEANEEYYQLLMINDSQPSGLDVSSYTIEEIDSITSEYTLKNNDIFAVAVSLITGRIVYISDQAASILNCKRDVFKNTKFVEFLTPQDVSVFYSFTTPYRLPSWSMCTGAESSPPDCMQEKSFFCRISGGKEGEGDLQYYPFRMTPYLMKVQDTVHAEDQFCCLLLAERVHSGYEAPRIPTDKRIFTTTHTPSCVFQDVDERAVPLLGYLPQDLIGTPVLRHLHPNDRPIMLAIHRKILQYAGQPFDHSSIRFCARNGEYIILDTSWSSFVNPWSRKVSFVIGRHKVRMGPVNEDVFLAPLSPVSEMKTMASDIQDITEQIHRLLLQPVHNSGSSGHGSVNSNDHLLGMTSSCESMTNSSGNKMRREEEEVSSKARPRTFQEICKGVHLQKSQEQQITKPDNTKSNGKSVQKNPAVVRPKNSSTPFNWRETGSAMDESRTSFQEELTFNDQTSYSYQQISCLDSVIRYLESYNVPMTMKRKCQSLSNTTSSNSDEDKQNGSSSMQVSKEPALLKDDSALSALDNRDKKSSDAATAVVGSSMPLPVPNKPESVVSITSQCSYSSTIVHVGDKKPQRDSEMTEDVAGAGEPAESSHNAGPPPCAVSPSSQEREPYKKLGLTKQVLAAHTQKEEQAFLHRFRELRGLTALKANCSHHRDHRREQATTDAVPAARSCTQGGAGAEPTTRRGTRNKKTRSKRVRQIESSDSTASHHRQQQLRPPLLNLTSWSPSDTSQSTFPMAYPSVMPGYPLPVYPRANYIAPCTDANLTAFGDNQGAAPPPCPPSIHPASYATPMVTPVVALVLPNYMYPQMATGPPPPPQPVYRAESGCFPMQTQLFGPSVFTGPNTFPAPPSFTAQNQLNSENHLAPQAGYLTPSFYFLPSPETAKAAGEGQSRSSTPQSGGGGGHASPPLFQSSCSSPLNLLELELSVDRQDSTVLSAGGQGNNTAEREKGAGGSRAKERELKQPSLSLLGPPGPLYYEGTPCVCGHLSWDKVCSRLRAYSKEASSRGDGNNSDANSSSSGMLDIILHEDSCSGTGSATSGSMGSGSNGCGTSASGTSDSRTSKSRTSASGASASGTSGSGTESNNSSKYFGSVDSSQNSQNVIGHLSISEGRPVEMEQSEQFIKNVLQDPQWLLMANTDYEVMMTYQLPSRDIQKVLKEDREKLRLLQKNQPHFTEEQKKELMDVHPWIKKGCLPKAIDKVCCCCDSSSEAAAAAAVGAAVEDQPDLI, via the exons ATGTCAGAATATACAGACGCCAAACCGTCCTGCTTCCCAGTACTGGAGGACCAGGATGGAGCCTTGGGATGCAGAACTTCCACTTCATGCACCTCTGTGCCAAGGGGGGCCTCAGGATGCAGTCCAATGGCACAGCTGCACCGGATGGGTGGCTACAGCCAAGGTGGGCCTGACTTAGGTCTACCCTCAGAGGGCAGTGACAGCAGTGGCCAGGACCCTCCCGGCTCACCACAAAACCATTGCAAGAATGGTCGGTCCCGGACCCTCCCCGAGGAGGACATGGAGATGAAGAGTAGCAGGTCCAGTGGGAGTGGGACCGAATCCCAGGGCAACGAAAGCCAAGGCAATGAGAGTCATGGCAACGAGAGTCTCGGCCATGAATCAATGGGCAGCTCTAATGGGAACAGCAAAGATTCTGCACTGCTGGAGTGTTCTGAAAGCAACAAGAG CTCAAATTCCCACAGTCCATCTCCTCCCAGCAGCTCAAACGCCTTCAGTCTGCTGAGCTCGGAGCAGGACAACCCTTCAACCAGCGGCTGCAG TAGTCAGGAATCTGCCAAAGCCAAGACCCAAAAGGAGTTGATTAAAACTCTTAAAGAGCTGAAGCTTCACCTGCCTGCTGAGAAAAGACACAATAACAAGTCCACAACACTGAACACCCTCAAGTACGCCCTACGCTGTGTCAAACAGGTGGAAG CCAATGAAGAGTATTACCAGCTGCTGATGATCAATGACAGTCAACCTTCAGGCCTGGATGTGTCTTCCTATACGATAGAGGAAATAGACAGCATCACTTCTGAATACACCCTCAAAAACAAT GACATTTTCGCTGTAGCAGTATCTCTCATCACAGGACGAATAGTCTACATTTCTGATCAGGCGGCCTCCATTCTGAACTGCAAAAGAGATGTGTTCAAGAACACCAAGTTTGTTGAGTTCCTGACGCCACAGGATGTTAGCGTGTTCTACAGCTTCACAACACCGTACCGCCTGCCGTCATGGAGCATGTGCACTGGAGCAG AGTCATCCCCACCTGACTGCATGCAGGAGAAATCCTTCTTTTGTCGTATCAG TGGTGGTAAAGAGGGTGAGGGGGACCTGCAGTACTATCCATTCCGAATGACCCCCTATCTAATGAAGGTCCAAGACACTGTGCATGCTGAAGACCAGTTCTGCTGCCTCCTGCTGGCTGAGAGAGTTCACTCTGGTTATGAAG CTCCCAGAATTCCAACGGACAAACGCATCTTCACCACTACTCATACACCGAGCTGTGTGTTCCAGGATGTGGATGAGAG GGCCGTGCCTCTCCTTGGGTACCTCCCCCAGGATTTGATTGGCACACCAGTCCTCCGCCACCTTCACCCCAATGACCGACCGATCATGTTGGCCATTCACAGAAAGA TTCTTCAGTATGCAGGGCAGCCATTTGACCACTCGTCCATCCGATTCTGTGCAAGAAATGGAGAATATATCATTCTTGACACTAGCTGGTCCAGTTTTGTCAACCCGTGGAGCCGCAAGGTCTCCTTTGTGATTGGGAGACACAAAGTCCGCAT GGGCCCTGTGAATGAAGATGTTTTTCTGGCCCCACTTTCTCCTGTGAGTGAGATGAAGACCATGGCCTCTGACATCCAGGACATTACAGAACAGATTCATCGGCTCTTGCTACAG CCTGTTCATAACAGTGGGTCCAGTGGTCACGGTAGTGTGAACAGCAATGACCACCTCCTGGGCATGACCTCCTCCTGTGAAAGCATGACCAACAGCAGTGGGAACAAGATGCGGcgagaagaggaggaagtgaGCAGCAAGGCCAGACCA CGTACTTTTCAGGAAATCTGTAAAGGGGTTCACCTCCAGAAGAGCCAGGAGCAGCAGATAACTAAACCAGACAACACAAAGAGCAACGGCA AGTCTGTACAGAAGAACCCAGCTGTGGTTCGGCCCAAAAACTCATCCACTCCTTTCAACTGGAGGGAAACTGGGTCAGCTATGGACGAGAGTAGAACCTCTTTCCAGGAGGAGCTGACCTTCAATGACCAGACTAGCTACTCCTACCAGCAGATCAGCTGCCTGGACAGTGTCATCAG GTACTTGGAGAGCTATAATGTTCCAATGACTATGAAGAGGAAGTGCCAGTCTTTGTCTAACACCACATCCTCAAACTCAGATGAGGACAAACAGAATGGATCCAGCAGCATGCAGGTGTCTAAAG AACCAGCCTTGTTGAAGGACGATTCTGCTCTCTCTGCTTTGGATAATCGAGACAAAAAGTCCAGTGATGCAGCCACAGCAGTAGTGGGCTCTTCGATGCCCCTGCCTGTACCTAACAAACCAGAGAGTGTGGTGTCCATAACTAGTCAGTGCAGCTACAGCAGCACCATAGTACATGTTGGGGACAAGAAACCTCAACGCGACTCAG AGATGACGGAGGACGTAGCAGGTGCAGGAGAACCAGCAGAATCCAGCCATAACGCCGGACCTCCTCCTTGTGCTGTTTCCCCTTCTAGTCAGGAGAGGGAACCCTATAAGAAGCTGGGTTTGACAAAGCAGGTTTTGGCAGCTCATACACAGAAGGAGGAGCAGGCCTTTCTCCACCGTTTCAGAGAGCTTCGCGGTCTCACAGCACTCAAAGCAAACTGCTCTCATCACCGGGATCACAGGAGGGAGCAGGCCACCACTGATG CCGTACCTGCTGCTCGATCCTGTACGCAGGGTGGAGCGGGTGCAGAGCCCACCACACGGCGAGGCACACGGAATAAGAAGACCAGGTCAAAGCGAGTCAGGCAGATCGAGTCCTCAGACAGTACGGCATCTCATCACAGACAACAACAGCTGCGGCCCCCTCTTCTGAACCTGACCTCTTGGTCTCCGTCTGACACCTCACAGTCCACTTTTCCTATGGCCTACCCCTCTGTGATGCCCGGATACCCCCTCCCGGTTTACCCTAGAGCAAATTACATAGCTCCCTGCACAGATGCCAATCTAACAGCTTTTGGGGACAACCAGGGAGCTGCACCCCCTCCCTGCCCACCATCTATTCACCCAGCTTCCTACGCCACTCCCATGGTCACTCCAGTCGTGGCTCTAGTTCTGCCTAACTACATGTACCCTCAAATGGCCACCGggcctcctccaccaccacagccAGTGTACCGTGCAGAGTCTGGCTGCTTTCCCATGCAGACACAGCTGTTTGGTCCGAGTGTCTTTACAGGGCCGAACACCTTCCCAGCTCCTCCGTCTTTCACCGCTCAGAATCAGCTCAACTCCGAGAACCATTTAGCTCCTCAAGCAGGCTACTTGACTCCATCATTCTACTTTCTTCCATCCCCTGAAACTGCAAAGGCCGCCGGGGAGGGACAGTCTCGCTCCTCAACGCCCCAgtctggaggaggtggaggtcaTGCATCTCCACCTTTGTTCCAGTCTAGCTGCAGCTCACCCCTTAATCTGCTGGAACTGGAGTTGTCTGTGGACAGGCAGGACAGCACAGTGCTCTCTGCTGGAGGACAAGGGAACAATACggctgaaagagagaaaggagcaGGTGGCAGCCGGGCCAAGGAGAGGGAGCTGAAGCAG CCATCTCTCAGTCTCCTTGGTCCACCTGGACCCTTGTATTACGAGGGCACGCCCTGTGTCTGTGGGCATTTGTCTTGGGATAAAGTGTGCTCTAGACTGAGAGCTTACAGCAAAGAG gcAAGTTCACGTGGCGATGGGAACAACAGTGATGCCAATTCTTCATCCAGTGGCATGTTGGACATTATTCTCCATGAGGACTCTTGCTCAGGCACCGGTTCAGCCACATCAGGGTCAATGGGCTCAGGGTCCAACGGCTGTGGAACTTCAGCCAGTGGGACGTCCGACAGCAGGACATCTAAGAGCAGGACATCAGCTAGTGGAGCCTCAGCTAGTGGCACCTCCGGCAGTGGAACAG AAAGCAACAACAGTAGTAAGTACTTCGGCAGCGTGGACTCATCCCAGAATAGCCAGAACGTCATAGGTCACTTGAGCATCAGCGAAGGAAGACCCGTGGAGATGGAGCAGAGCGAACAATTCATCAAGAATGTACTGCAAGACCCGCAGTGGCTGCTCATGGCCAACACAGATTACGAGGTCATGATGACCTATCAGCTGCCCTCGCG GGACATCCAGAAAGTGCTcaaggaggacagagagaagctgAGGCTGCTGCAGAAGAACCAGCCACACTTTacagaggagcagaagaagGAGCTGATGGATGTCCACCCCTGGATTAAAAAGGGCTGCCTACCTAAGGCCATTGACAAG GTCTGTTGTTGCTGTGACAGCTCTTCagaggcagctgcagcagccgCGGTGGGAGCGGCAGTGGAGGATCAACCAGATCTGATATAG